Genomic window (Roseivirga sp. 4D4):
TTCAGGCATCACTTTCCAGGTGAATAGTAGTTGTAAACACATCATGAAGGCAAAGAGGGCAAAAACTGGCCATGGATTTTCTCCGAAAATACCTTTGTCTTTATCAATGAAAACTGGTGTGAGCAATGTGATCAGTGCGGCAAATACCCAGTGTACCCCTGAACCAAATGATTGACCAAAGGCTCGAACTTGATTCGGGAATATTTCAGAAATAAAGACCCAAATCACTGCTCCCTGTCCGATCGCATGTGAAGCGATGAAAATCAATATGAATGATAGAAGGAGCAAGGGGTCAGCTCCATTATAAAATGACCAGGCCGTTCCTGCTAGACCAATGATATAGCCAATTGAACCAATATACATAAGTTGTTTACGACCTAATCTGTCTATGAGGAACATACCGAGCATTGTAAAAACCAGGTTGATGCCTCCTATAGATATGGAGCTCAGAAGGGCATCTTTTATGCCAGCGGTATCCAGTAATTCAGGAGCATAGTAAAGGATAAAATTGATGCCAGACAGCTGGTTGAAAAAGGCTAGAAGAAAGGCTAGCATGATCGGCTTGGAGTACTTCTTTGAGAAGAGCCCAGTATGTTGGTGCTTTGGCTCAATGTCCAGTTCTATTTCTTTTAGCTTGTCGAGCGCATTTTTTGGGTTAATGATTTCCAAGACCTTCAGCGCTTCTTCACTTGCCTTTTTCTTCAAAACCAACCATCGAGGGCTTTCAGAAACACCTAAGACCATAATGGAATAAAATACAGCAGGAACACCCTCGATTCCGAGCATGAAACGCCAATCATTTGTTCCTCCGACTCCATCGAGAAGGAAGTTCGAGATGAAGGCGATCAGGATTCCGAAGACAATCATGAATTGGTAGAGCGCCACCAATTTCCCTCTATCTTTCGAGCCAGAGATCTCAGAGATATAGGTTGGTGCCGCCACAGATGATGCTCCAACACCAAGACCACCAATAAACCTAAAGAAGGAGAATGAGTAGGGCTCAGGCGCCAATGCCGACCCAACTGCGGATACGAGATATAGAATACCAATCCAGAAGAGTGTTTTCTTTCTTCCGAACTTATCACATGGAATGCCACCCAATAAGGCCCCAAATACGGTTCCCCATAGTGCCATGGACATAATGAATGTGCCGTGAAAGAAGGGGGTAGTATTCCAGAGTTCTTTGATGGGTTGGTTAGCACCGGAAATCACTACGGTATCAAAACCGAAGAGAAAACCTGCTAGGGCCACGGTGATGGCCCAAAAGCGAAGCTTGTTTGATTGCATAAGGTTGAAAATGATGCTTCGGAAGATAGTGTTTTCTTATCAGAATTACCTTTCGGTATTAGTCATTTGCATCAGTGGTAGTTCTCGGCCTTTGGGAGTGCCAGGAATCATCTTGATCGTTTTAAAACCAAATTTTTGGTAGAAACCAACGGCATTCGGATCAGAAAGCACATTAAAAGTCTGGTTCTGGAAGAGTGGTTGAGAAAGCGCGTAACGCAGTAATTGTTTGCCATAACCGTGGCCGATTTGTTCCGGTAAAATCCAGCAGTGTTCAATGGTAAAGAATTGCTTTTCCTCTATGATAACACAGAAACCAATGGTTTGGTCCTTGACGCTAATAACGAATACATGGTTTGCATTCAGAAATTCTGTGTTAAAGGATAGGTCGGCATCCCAAAGGGATAGCCATTCTTTTGGGTAACCCCAATGCGCCTTGGCCGCTTTGGCTATGCTACTAAATAAAAAGGCATCTTCATCAGATGCCTTAGTAAGTCGTTTTATTTCCAATTAGTAATTGATTTTCTTTAAATATTTGAGGCTGGTTTTTAGGCTCTCAATTGAGTTGTTGGCAAAATTCCTATCCTGCTCCACATAGAAGTACTTCATGCCTGACTCTTCCTTGTGCCTGAAGATTTGCTTCCAGTCGATAATCCCGTTTCCTACCTCCGTCATTGGCTTACCTTCATCTAATGAAAGGTCTTTTACATGCCAGAATGGAATTCGACCTCTGTTTTCACGCATGATGTTGAGTGGATTCTGTCCCGCATAACGAACCCAATAGATATCCAACTCAATCTGAACAAGCTTAGGATCCGTGGCTAGAATAAGATCAAATGGAATTTGGCCATCTAATTCTTCGAATTCGAATTCGTGATTGTGATAGGCAAAGCCTAAACCAGAGTTGTTACACATCTCCCCACACTTCTGAAGTAAATCAGTTAAGGCTTTGTACTGGTCTATATTCTGGCGTTCATCAGTATTGAGCCAAGGGCAGACAAGGTATTCTGCACCCAATTCTTTAGCATCGTCAATGGCTCTTTGAAACTCGTGATTCATTGTACCTGACACCTTTTTTCCTGAACCGGTAGGCACATGAATACTCTTTACCGAGATTTTGGACTTGTCTAAAATAGCCTTTGCCTCACTGATCGACTTGCCCAAAATCTTACCATCCTGGAAATCAAAAAGCTCACAATAGCTATAACCGGCTTTTCTTAATGCCTTAAGCGTACCAGCCATGTCTTTATAAATAACATCCCTTACGGTATAGGCCTGGAAGCCAAGTTTCTTGATGACCCCATCTTCAAAAGGATGAGAAAGTAATGGTGAAGCTGCCATAACACCCGCTGAGGCTAAACTGGCTTTTTGGATAAAATCTCTGCGTTTCATTAAATACTTATTGTAATTCGTTTCAAACTAATAAAAAACCACCTTTCAAACTACTTATCTGTAGTCATTGGGCCTATTAACTCAATAAACGTACCATCTGGGTCTTGTACTAAAATAAAATACCTTCCGTCAGGGATTTGTGTGGGGGTTTTTCCAAGCTTTTTGACTCTTGCTTTTTTGAGTCTTGGAATAAAAGGATCAAGTGATTTGACATACATAGTGACATATTGCATTCCGTTATCATCTTGAATGTGTTTTTGTTCAGGGTGTTGAGCCTTATTCTTAAAGCTCATCAGTTTCCATTCTGTAGCATTTGGTTCATCCACCGTTTTGAGTATCACTACATCGAAAGGTTTGCCACCAGTGAGTCCTGTTTTTCTCGCAATTTCTCTCTCAACAGTAAAGCCTCCAGTTTCTTTTAAGCCCAATACTTCCTTGTAGAACTTAAGTGATTTCTTCATGTTCTTCACCACAACACCCACTGATATGGTGCCCGAGGAGTACTCCACTGGATGGTCTGATTTATCCTGCGCGATACAAATACTGCTGAGTAAGGAAAAGAAGAGGGTGTAGGCTAGTAGCTTTTTCATGGTCTTATTGAATAAGCTCACAAAATAAGAAAAGCCGGTTAAACCGGCTTTCATTTACATCTTTTCGTACATCTCGCGGAGCTTTTTCCGTGTGATGGTGTCACGCCAATTACTTCCAAGTGCGTTTTCCCAAAGCGGCTCCAAGAAGAGTGCTACATCAATCATCTTTTCAAACTGATCATCACTCAAGCCAGCGCAAATTCCTTTTGGAATATGGATTTGATGTTTGTCAACCATGGCCTTGAATTTCGAAACACCTTCAGGGTAGAATTCTTCCAGTTGATCAAAGACAATACAGTTACCAATACCATGTTTAGTACCTAGTAAGAAGCTTAGACCATATGATACAGCATGTGCAACACCAACCTGAGAATAAGCGATAGACATACCACCATGATAAGATGCCATCATCAATTTGGCATCTGAGTCTTCGTCCCAAACGTCTTTTTCAAGGAATACTTCTTCACAAAGCTCAAGGGCCATTTCCCCATATGACTGGGAGAAAGTATTGAGGTAAGTTCCTGTTAACGACTCCACACAATGGATGTAACAGTCCATACCCGTATAGAAACGTTGATTCTTTGGTGCATTCTTGATTAAGTCCGGATCCAAAATGATCTGATCAAATGGCGTGTAATCAGAATTCATTCCCAATTTACGTTCAGGCCCTGTCAGTACCGTAGTTCTAGAAACCTCAGCTCCTGTGCCTGAAAGGGTAGGTACACCCACGTGGTAGGCTCCTGGTACTTTTACCAAATCCCAACCTTGGTAATCTGCTGATGAACCAGGGTTGGTCATCATTAAGGCCACAGCTTTTGCCAAATCGAGCATGCTACCGCCACCGATACCAATAACACCGGATACTTCACCAAACTCCTCGATCAGCTCTTTAGCTATGGCATCGACTTGCTTAGTTTTTGGTTCGTCATCGGCACTGGCAAAGACTATTTTATCTTTTCCTTCCAAAGGGATACGACTAATAAGGTCTTGTTTCTCCTGAAAAAAATCATCTACCAAAAAGATAAATGGATAGTCACCTTTTCTTTGAGAAGAAAGGATTTCTGCGGTTTGACCAAATGATCCACGGCCGTAAACGACCATTTTTACCATTGGGAAGTTCTTGAATGCTGTCATTAGTCTTCAATAAATGCTTTTGCGTTTTCTAAATCTTCTGGGGTGTCTATTTCAATGCCCATGTATTCAGTTTCAACCATCTTGATCTTCTTGCCTATTTCCAAGTAACGGAGACATTCGATCTTTTCGGTGTCTTCCAAGATAGTCATTGGTGTATTGTAAAAATCAAGCAAGGCCTGTTTTCTGAAGGCATAGACACCAATATGCTCAAAGTACTTAGGGTTGGCTGCCTTATTTCTTGGGTATGGAATCGGAGAGCGAGAGAAGAATAATGCATAGTTCTCTTGATCCACGACCACTTTTACATAGTTAGGGTCCTCAATGAGGTTGACCTTGGTGAGCACTTGCATTAGGGAAGCAAGGTCAATTTGATCAGCATCAGGGCCTTCGAAAACCGACAATAATTCTGTTAATGGTTCTTTCTTAGTGAAAGGTTCATCGCCTTGAACGTTGACGATGATATCGGCTTCGATCTGTTCTGCAGCTTCGGCTATTCGATCACTACCGCATTCATGCTCTTTTTGACTTTTGATTGCCTGACCTCCGTTATCTATTATTTCCTTATGAATAACATCAGAGTCTGTCACGACATAAGTCTCAGCAAATAAGCCTGTTTTGACCACAGCTTCATAAGTTCTGAGGATAACGGATCGATCACCCAGCTTGGCCATCAGCTTTCCGGGAAAGCGGGTAGCATCGTATCGAGCAGGGATAAGTGCTACTACCTTCATGCAAGCACGGATTTGATTGTAGCTGCCATCTTCTCAGCACGCTCATGTGCTTGTTCTTCTGTCCAGCTGAGGTTAATGAGCGATGAAATAGTTCTTCCCATCACTTCATCCGATTGCTTGAAATTATTGAAGTCCATTGCCTCAATAGCAGAAACAAGACCAGGATTCAGCGGGAATAGGGAAGTAGCGTTTTTCAAGTGATCCCATTTCTTGATGTAGTGCCAATTGTTGTCATACCAATAGAAGTTGCCTCCGAGTCCGTTCGCAAGAAGCTCTTTGTGTGCCTTTCTGGTCAGGTCTTCGGTAGGTAAGAAGAATGAAAGGAAAGACGCATTGTCTCCTTCCGGATCTGGGATTCTTCTGAAAGTGACTCCTTCCACCTGACTCAAGGCTGCTTTGATGACTGCATTATTCTTTCGTTGTGTTTCCAGAATCCAATCTAGCTTTTTGATTTGACCAAGGCCGACCGCTGCATGTAGCTCTGAGATTCTAAAATTGTATCCAAGAAAAGGATGGGTTTCTGCACCTCGATCGCTACCGATATGGTCATGTCCATGATCGGTATAGTGATCTGCATTGATGTAGTATTCTTCATTATCAGTCATAAAAACACCGCCTTCACCACAAGTAATCGTTTTGACAAAGTCGAATGAGAAGGTTCCTCCGTCACCAATTGTTCCCAGTTTTTGCCCTTTAAAAGTACCGCCAATGGCCTGGCATGCATCTTCCAGGAGTAAGAGGTCATGCTTTTTACAAATGTTCTGGATCTGGTCCATTTGTGCCATTGAACCACACATGTGAACTGGCATTACCATTTTCGTCTTTGAGGTAATCGCTGCTTCAACAGCTTTGGGATCAAGACAGAGCGTTTCATCGATGTCAACTAAAACAGGTGTAGCACCTGCCGCGATAATGGCCTCAAAGCTAGCGACAAATGTGAATGTAGGCATGATTACCTCATCACCTGCACCAACACCCATGACCGCCATGGCAGTAGATAGGGCGGTAGTACCACTCGAGGTAAGCTGGGCATGTTGGATTCCAAATGTGCTTTGGACAGCTTCTTCTAATTCTTTTGCTTTCCAATGACCATTACGCATGTGATCGAAGCCATAGCGCATCAGAATACCTGACTCAAGCACATCGTTAACTTCTTTTCTTTCTTCTTCACCGAATATTTCAAAACCTGGCATATGGGAGGGATTTTGCTGGCAAAAATAGAGAGAAAAGATGATGTCTCATAAGGTCAGAAGTGAATTGAATTCCCGATTTGGGAAATAGAATCCAGTTATGGAACAAAACTGACGATCATTTAACCTTAAAAAGAAATTAAAACACTAATAATCAGTTAGTTATAATTTTTTACTCTTTTGGCAAGAGCCTTGCAATTAGAGGGGTACAGGTTAAGTAATAAACAAAGTGAAGTTGGTAGGTGAAGTTGATGGTTATTTTATCTATTTGGTTGAGGTGAATCCCGAAAAATACGTTTTCGGGATTCTTTTTTTGTGCCTTATGGCACTATAAAAAAAGAGCCCCAATATATCGGGGCTCTTTTTCTTTTTGATAGAAATCGTTTTTAATCTGTAGTCAAGACACCTCTTAAGGCAAGTACATTTATTCTTGGAATAGACGATCCCTTACTTGCATTCAATGCATCAATTACCAAGTTGGCAATGATCGCATATCCACGAGGGTTAGGATGGATGCCATCAGTTGAGAAAATACCATTTGGGCTAAAGTCAGGCGCGAGATTAACACCATCGACTCTTATACCTAATTCACCGTCAGCTGCGGCTGCGGCTGATGTAGCCATTGCTGCCAATGCTGCATTAGCTCCCATAGTAGGATCAACCAAGAATTGAGCTGTTGCTGCATCTAATCCTGCTACATCAGCGAATGTTGGTTGTACATCCACTAAAGTAATTACTTCAGCTCCAGCGGCTTGATTAATGCCTGCAACTACACCTGCGATTGTAGCATTGAATGTGGCCCTTGTACCCACAACGGTTTGTACCTCAGAGGCTGACAAGATCAAGTTATCAGGAGCAGGGTAACTCACTCCAACAACAGCTGTAGGTTGAGGTACTCCACCCACAACGAGTGGTTGTCCGAGTGCAGTTGCCGCTGTTAATACAGGAAGGTCATCTGCAGTTGCTGGTCTTGATTGACCGAATGGAGCCAGTGCCTGTCTTTGAGCAGGAGTGATAATATTTAGCGCTAGCAAGATATCGAACTCCCCACCCGTTCTGTCATAATCATCTAAAGCATCATCGTGCATTAGTATTGGATTCGCACCAAGTGCATAAGACACCTTTCTTTGATCGGCTTCTGCTTGAGTGACATTCACTGCCGGAGATAATTGTGACACTTGCACAAGTCCGTCAAGCGCGTTATTCAAACCGGCAAACGAGTTGTTCAGCGCATCTACTGTCCCCTGATCTGTCATAGGGATCGAGTTATACGGTACAGCTCTGAAATAAGGGGCCAGGATGATCTGTGGTATTGTCATTACCACACCTTGAGCACCAGATTGAGTCAATCCGCCCAAAGCTTGGGTAAGTGTCGTTTGAAAAGTACCAGCGTCTGTGATTAACGCTTCATTTGCTCCTCCACCAGCAGCATAACCAAGGATATCATTGTTACCTAACCAAAAACTAAAGAAGGTTGGGTCAGCTTGAATTGCATCACCCAATACTGTGCTTACGCCTGGTTGACTAGCGAAACGACCATAAAGTCCATTTCTTGCAGCCAGGCTTGCATCAGCAACATCTACTAATCTCATGCCTGGGACACCAAAGTTGTTCAATGCAGATTTGTCACCAGCAAAAGCAGTAACATCTTCACCTACTGTGGGAACTGGTCTTAGCAAACTTAAGCTTAATTCAAATCGGCCAAAGAATCCACCAGCTGGGTTGACACCCGATCTACCATTTGCAGAATTAATGTCTGGTTGGTTGAAGGCTCCTCCACCAACACCTGAAATGGCAAATTGCTGTGCCAGAAGGTTAGGGAAGGAGTGATCCTGACCACTCGTGTACAGCGCATTATCCATGAAACCTGCAGTTAGCGAGTTTCCAACAGAAACATATTTACTCAGGTCCAAAGTCCCTGGAGTACCCGTAGCAGGGCCTGGAAGTGGATTTTCATCTTCCAGTTGTTCTAGCAGCTTCTGGTCTTCATCGCAAGACTGAATGACGAAGGCTAATGCTAAGATTGCGAATAAGTATATCTTAATATTTTTCATTTTCGTTCTGAGTTTTACTTGAAGAATTCGTCAAAAGTGATTTGGATGTAATAGATGCCGCCAACGCCTGGGTTACCAAATGATGTCGTGTATCGATCGTTTAGCAAGTTGCTTGCTCCAAGTTTGATTACTGACTTCCATTCAGGCATTCTGTAGCTCACTTGAGCATCAAGTGCTCCGTATTCAGGAATGATTCCCACTCCGAAAGAAGACTCCCATAAGAAGGCTTGTTGCCATCTATAATTAATGTTGAAGCCTACTCTGTCCGTCAATTTTCTATTACCGAATTTCAAATTGTAACGATACTTAGGTGTATTGTAACTTGCTCTGAAACCTTGTGCCAATAGATCGTCTTGTGAAATCAGTTCGTTGTAGGCAACATTACCACCAATGAAGTAACCTCCGTCTAATGTGTAGTCAACCTGAAGGGCCCATCCTTGAGACTTAACCTCTCCGTCAGCATTAATGTCAAAACCAAAACGTTGAGTAGCTACAGTTCCATTCACGATAGCATCGCGTTGTGCAGGAGTACCTGAATCAGGGTTAGCACCTTGTAAACCATTAGGAACTGCTTGTGTAAAGTCAATTTCAGCAATGAAATCATTGTAAACACTGTAGTAGTAGTAGGCATCTATTAAGAGTCTGCCATCCATGAAGAGTCCTTTGTAGCCTACCTCGAAAGTATTAACCTTTTCAGTTTTAAAATCTTGATTCACTCTTGTCTCATTGACTAGTAAAGAAGCGTCTCCAGCCGCTTGAGCCGCAGCGACACTGTTTGTCTGATAGATTTGATTTGTCAAGAAGTTATATCTGTCGACTAAAAGGTCATTACTACCGATCAATCTTCTAGTCACTACATCTAGATCGATAAATTGATCCTGAGTAGTAGGGATTCGGAAACCTCTCTGGAATGAACCTCTTATGTTGTGGTTTCCTCCTAGTGTTCCAACTGCTGAAATTCTTGGAGAAAGTTGCCCTTCGAAAAATTCATTTTTGTCATACCTTACTGAACCTTGAAGCTTCAAGTTATCATCAAGGAAGCGTTTAGTAACTTGAGTATAAGCACCCCATTCGTTGAAGCTAATCTCATCACCGTTGTTATCTAGGGCGAAGAGCGTGCCTTCGGAGTTCAGGCTATATCTTCTCCAGTTCGCACCAACAACCACTTCGGCCCAATCAATTCTGTCTGATAAATCCCAACTACCTTCCGCATGGAATAACTTTGATTTATCCAAGAACTTCGCACCACCATCGGCAATGGAAACACCTCTTAGCTGATTCGCTAATCCATCAAAAGTTGCCGAGCCTGGCTGTGGTTGTGCTGCATCGGCAAACAATCTTGCCGCAGCATGAGAAGCGTCAATTCCAGCACCTTGCAAACGAGCCGCTGCAAAAGCCCCGAGATATGGTTCAAGGTAAGTTGCTTGATTGATCAACGAAGCCAATGTGTTGGCTGCATAACTATCTCCTGAATTTTCCTGAGTTGTATAAGCTCTAACGTAGAAGTCAGAACCTTTGAGTTCAACTTTAGCCGTTGATATGGTAAAGTCGTCCAATACAAACCTGTCATTAGCCGTATAAACCGTACTACCAGAACCAAAATTATACTGACCGAAGAGTTCTAGATTATCATTCAATCTATAATGAAGCGCACCTCCTAATTTGATACTCTCCGTGGTATTGTCAACAAAAGAGGCTTCATTGAAACCGGTTGCTGTGAATAAACCATCTAAACCATCAGGAATTAGTGTTCTGATAGGTGGCAGTGAAGTGTTACCACCTGCAATAGCGATGTCTGCAATTTGACCTACTGTGATACCAAAATCTCCGTAAGTATTTACTCCATCGTAAAAGCGATTATTGCCTCTTGATGTACCACCTCTTTCAACAACCCCTCCGGTTGCAAGACCTTGATCTCTAGTATCTGTTCCAACAAAGTCATTTGCTCTTAGGTAAGATCCCGTAATCTTGAAAGCAAGCTTATTGTTGAATGACTTGGCCCATCTGAAGCCATAGTCTTGATAAAACTCCGCGCTTTCTTGTAGCATGCCTGATGCGTTGGTTTCAACACTGTTGACACCTGTCTTGGCATAAGCGCTAAAGCCTTGGTACTCGAAAGGGTTTTTAGAATTGAGTAGCAAAATACCATTGATGGCGTTAGGTCCATAGAGTGCTGAAGCTGCTCCAGGGATAAGTTCAGCCGACTCTAAATCGAGATCGTTAATCCCTACAATGTTACCCACTGCAAAGTTTAGACCCGGAGCTTGGTTATCAATACCATCGATTAATTGAACAAACCTGGTATTACCATTGGCACCGAAACCACGGGTGTTGATGGACTTAAAGGTTAAACTTTGTGTACTAAAGTCAACTCCCTTTAATGATGCCAAACCCTCATAAAAGGACGCTGCAGGTGTGTTTTGAATATCTAATATGTCAAGCTTTTCAATAGAAACAGGAGAGGTAAGTATACTCTCTTCAACCCTTGACGCAGAAACGACAATCTCTTCTCCAAAGAGAACGGATTCTTCTAATCTGATTTCCAGGTTGGTTACGTTGCTTTGATTGATCTCGATTTCTTGTGCCTTATAACCTACATAAGAGAATACTAAGGTTAGTGGAGCGCTGCTGCTGACTGCTAGCGAAAAAGTACCATCCGCTAAGGAGATAGTTCCGACTACTTTGTCTTTGACCCGGATGTTTACCCCCGGAAGGCGTTCCCCTGTGGCATCGTCCACAACAGAACCGCTTACATTAACTTGTGCCTGAGCTGACAATGTAATCGTTTGCATTGCCAGTAGCACCAGTATTGTACATGTGAAAATTCTTTTCAAATTCATCATCATTAAGAGTTTTGAAACAAATAAAGTTTGGCTTGACTAGTTAATTAAGATTGTAAAACATAGGTGTAATTCCTAAAAATAAGAGGATTTTAGAAGGAATTAAGCACTAAACGAAAAAATATTCGTCATGCATAACATTTTTTAGTTGGTCTTTTTGAATAGGACGCCTGCATTATATGGCGATCTCTGATTATTGTTGTTGAATATTGCGATTCTCCTCTTCTAAGTGCTTCACCAATTTTTCGCAAAGTCTGTTCATTGCCGTTGACATGAACTCATCACCAGTCGAATTGAGCACGCTTTGGGCTAAACCACCAAGGCAGTCTACATAGAAACGCTTCATCTCGTCTAAGGGCATTTCCTTGTTCCAAAGGTCTATTCGCAATGTGCTTTTATTATTATGATCCCAAATGGAAAGACTGAAGGACTTCGTTTCTTCCTCTTGATCGCCATCTTTATCGGTGGCATTCCAATAGATCTTTTCGGGAATATTTTCTTGGTCTAGTTCGACCCTGAGTTTAATTTCTGATTCTTTCATGCTTTGATTTTAGCGCTGCAAATATAGCACTTATCACCGTGTTGGTTGTGTTAAAATCAAAGACAAAATGTTGACACTTAATCTTAACGTTAATATAACCCTGTTGGAAGAGAAAGGTTAATTAAAACTGCATTTCAGGAATTTCTCCCTCAATAACAAGTGTGCCTTCAGTAGCCGCCTCAATTTGCTCGACAGATACACCTGGGGCTCGTTCCAGCAATTTGAAACCACCTTCTGGCAGTACATCCATAACAGCCATGTCTGTCACGACTTTCTTAACACATTTAATTCCTGTAATGGGCAGACTGCATTCCTTAAGTAGTTTTGAGGCACCACTTCTACTGGTATGTTGCATAGCCACAATGATATTGTCAGCTGAGGCCACCAAGTCCATTGCTCCCCCCATGCCTTTGACCATCTTACCTGGGATTTTCCAATTAGCAATATCCCCATTTTCTGAAACTTCCATAGCGCCTAGAATAGTAAGGTCCACGTGCCCACCCCGGATCATTTCAAAACTTTCGGCTGAACTGAATAGCGAGGAGCCTTGGAGTGTGGTAACTGTTTGCTTACCTGCATTAATTAAGTCAGCATCAACTGCTTCTTCTTCAGGAAAGGGGCCAATGCCTAATAATCCATTTTCCGATTGGAGTACAACATTAATGTGATCAGGAATAAAGTTAGCGACCAGAGTGGGAATGCCGATCCCCAAATTGATGTACGTACCATCCTGAACTTCTTGAGCGATTCGCTTCGCAATACCTATTTTATCAAGAGCCATTATTCCTTAATTCTAGTGGTTCGCTGTTCGATTCTTTTTTCGTAGTTCTTGCCTTCAAAAATTCGCTGAACGTAAATTCCAGGCGTGTGAATTTGGTTCGGGTCCAATTCACCGATTTCAACTAACTCTTCAACTTCGGCTATCGTGATCTTTCCGGCCATTGCCATCATGGGGTTAAAATTTCTGGCCGTCCCCTTAAATACAAGATTTCCAGATTTATCTCCTTTCCATGCCTTCACTAAAGCAAAGTCTGCTTTGAGCCAACTTTCCAAGAGGTGCATCTTGCCGTTGAATTCACGCACTTCTTTACCCTCGGCAACCTCAGTGCCGTAGCCTGCAGGGGTAAAGAAAGCAGGGATCCCTGCACCACCTGCTCTAACTCTTTCGGCAAGGGTACCTTGAGGAATCAAATCTACCTCGAGCTCCCCTGATAGCAACTGACGTTCGAATTCCGCATTTTCACCTACATAGGACGAGATCATCTTTTTTACCTGCCTTGTCTTCAGCATTAGACCGATACCAAAATCATCTACCCCTGCATTGTTAGAAATACAGGTCAGACCTTTGGTGCCTTTTCTGACCAGTGCTGCAATACAGTTTTCAGGAATTCCACAAAGCCCAAAGCCTCCTAGCATAAGGGTAGAATTGTCGGCAATATCGTGAATGGCTTCATCGGCATTGCCTACTTCTTTGTTAATCATGTGATTCTATTTATAGTCTACTTAAGCGATTTCTCACAGCCTTTTCATCCTCCTTAAGCTGATGTTTTAAGTCATCTACTGAATCAAATTTCACTTCATTTCGAATGTGATCAATGAACTCGATACTAATCTCGCTATTATAAATATCTTGATTAAAGTCGAAAATGTTCACTTCAATCGTCTTGTTCTCGCCTCCAATGGTTGGCTTTTGGCCAATGTTCAGCATGCCATCGAACTTTTTGTACTTGTTGCATACCTTTACCGCATATACGCCATCGGCAGGGATGAGTTTATAGTTTTCTTTTACTTCGATATTTGCTGTTGGGTAACCAATAGAACGTCCTAGTTTGTTACCGTGCACCACTCTTCCTGCCACACTGTAGCTTCTCCCTAAGTATTTGTTGGCAGTTTCTATATCTCCTGATTGTAGAGCTGTTCTAATTTTAGTCGAGCTAATGCCTATTTCATCTATGTCTTGGCGTGGGATTTCCTCCACTTCAAATTCATATTTGGGGGCAAAGGACTTTAGTTCAT
Coding sequences:
- a CDS encoding CoA transferase subunit A; translated protein: MINKEVGNADEAIHDIADNSTLMLGGFGLCGIPENCIAALVRKGTKGLTCISNNAGVDDFGIGLMLKTRQVKKMISSYVGENAEFERQLLSGELEVDLIPQGTLAERVRAGGAGIPAFFTPAGYGTEVAEGKEVREFNGKMHLLESWLKADFALVKAWKGDKSGNLVFKGTARNFNPMMAMAGKITIAEVEELVEIGELDPNQIHTPGIYVQRIFEGKNYEKRIEQRTTRIKE
- a CDS encoding bifunctional riboflavin kinase/FAD synthetase produces the protein MKIHLGTEKINEIENAVVTAGTFDGVHIGHQKILNRIRDVADQTNGQTVLITYWPHPRLVLKPWDNTLLLLSTFPEKANLLEQYGIDHLVKIPFTREFASMSPEEYIRIVLHERIKTSKMIIGYDHRFGKDRSGGLDELKSFAPKYEFEVEEIPRQDIDEIGISSTKIRTALQSGDIETANKYLGRSYSVAGRVVHGNKLGRSIGYPTANIEVKENYKLIPADGVYAVKVCNKYKKFDGMLNIGQKPTIGGENKTIEVNIFDFNQDIYNSEISIEFIDHIRNEVKFDSVDDLKHQLKEDEKAVRNRLSRL
- a CDS encoding 3-oxoacid CoA-transferase subunit B, which translates into the protein MALDKIGIAKRIAQEVQDGTYINLGIGIPTLVANFIPDHINVVLQSENGLLGIGPFPEEEAVDADLINAGKQTVTTLQGSSLFSSAESFEMIRGGHVDLTILGAMEVSENGDIANWKIPGKMVKGMGGAMDLVASADNIIVAMQHTSRSGASKLLKECSLPITGIKCVKKVVTDMAVMDVLPEGGFKLLERAPGVSVEQIEAATEGTLVIEGEIPEMQF